The region CGGCGGGGCAGATCCGATACGCCCACCGTTCCACGCATTCGGCTGATGTGCCTGGCATCGATGAGTTGATCGCTGTACTTGAGTCGCTTTGAAACCTTCTGCCTGAGTCTGCCGGAATCGGGACGTGTGCTGCCTGGCCAGCGGCAGATGAGTTGTTACCTGCCAGCGAGCCGCAGTTGTGTTCGCAGAGAACCGGGGCCTGCGTCTTGCGCTTCCACCGCCGGCGGGTAGATTCGCATCTGCCGCACGTCTTTCGTATCACACGGCCCGACGCGCTATCGGCAGCGTGCCTCATCGTCCTGACCCGGCTCGGCAGCGATCATGACTGCCGAAGCACGGGGGCGCAGTATTCGTAGAGTCCGGTTTCCCGCAGTTCGGCTTCGACGTCGTCTCGCGTTGGCGCGTTGAGCGAATGCACAACGTCCTGAAGCAGCAACTCGGCAAACTTATTGCGAGCACGAAACAGCACCTGCCGCACCCAGTTGGCAGTCACTTCTCTTCCCAGAACGTCGGACAGCCGTTTCGCGAGTTCCGCCGAACGCAGGTCTGCATTCTGCGACCGGAACTGCAGCACGTCGAACAGCGGAAGTTCGGTCTCCCGCTGTGCCTTGAGTGCCGACCAGGCGCGGTTCAGCAGTTCCTGTTTCCATGAATCCACGAACTGCTGTTCGGGACTGTCAGCGGCAGCTGCGTCGACCGGAAGCGCTTCTTCGTCAGGCAGTTTGACGGGCCGATTCCTGCCCTTGCGATGATGATCGCGAACAAGATTCAGAACGGCGGTCTTCACGAACTTGCGAAAACGTCCCCGCTGCGGGTCCGCCGTTCGGAAGTCGCCGCGCGTGAACTTCAGCGCGAAATCCTGAGTCAGGTCGTCGGCGACCGCAGCATCCTTCACGACAGCCAGCAGGTAGCGATAGACGGCTCCCCGGTAACGTCGCAGCAGCTTTTCTCGCGCGGCGGCGACGGCGTTCGTTCCCAGCTTGGCGTCGTGAACGATCGACCACGACGTCTGAATGCTGCTCAGGTGCTGGTCGAATGTCTGCGAGTTGAATGCGGTCACGGCTGGCAGCCTCCCGAATTTCGTCGTTCGCAGATCGTACCAGGATTTTCGCTCATTGGGGACGCAGTTGTCGGCGGGCACGTCACAGAAGTGCCATTCAGCGCCACCGACAAGTCCCGCGGACAAATCGTTTCAAAGCAGCGTCTGAAAGATTTCTCAACTTTTCTTGAAATCTGATTAACAGAACGGCGGCAGGCCCGTACCCGGTGTGTGAAGCGACGAGCTTCAGCAATCCTGTCTCAACCGAATGACTGAAAGGACGACGCAATGTTCCGACTGCAGAACCGACAAAATCGCCGACGACGATCGAACGCCCGAGTCAGCAGCATGGCAGCGGAAGTGCTGGAGTTTCGCGACATGAAGACCGGAATCGTCGCCGTGGCCGCCGAAGGAGCTCTGGCGGTTGAACAGCAGCCGACAGCGCAGCCGGCAGCGACTTCGGACTCCGACGTCGCCCGGCTGCAGGGGCCTTCCGTGAGCACCGACGCGGCGACGCTGAGCGCACCATCGGATCTCATACTGGCGGCCGCAGCGATCTCGCAGACAACGACCGTCGACGGGGCCGCCGTGGTCGGGACCGAAGCCGGTGCGATCGACGCCGGCGGCGCCACTTTGATCCTCCCGGGAAGTAGCGAAGCGGGTTCGTCGGACGGTGAAGCGACGCCGCGGTTCCCGGAAGTCTCGGAGTACGACCAGGAACAGGCGGCAGAAGGATTTCTGATTGGCTTGTTCCGGTACGCGGCCGCCGATGGGTTTGCGAAGCACGCCGAGTTCGATTCACCGGCAACCCCCGAGAGCACACCGAGCCAGACTTCGACTCCGGCGTCGGGGCAGGACGCACCTGCCGAATCTTCAGCAGGCAGCGATGAATCAGAATCCGACGAGACCGACTTTGGACAAGCCGATCCGTCGGACCTCAGGAGGTATTACTCTGAGTACCGCCAGGGCATCGAAGGTAGCTTCT is a window of Planctomycetaceae bacterium DNA encoding:
- a CDS encoding sigma-70 family RNA polymerase sigma factor, with amino-acid sequence MTAFNSQTFDQHLSSIQTSWSIVHDAKLGTNAVAAAREKLLRRYRGAVYRYLLAVVKDAAVADDLTQDFALKFTRGDFRTADPQRGRFRKFVKTAVLNLVRDHHRKGRNRPVKLPDEEALPVDAAAADSPEQQFVDSWKQELLNRAWSALKAQRETELPLFDVLQFRSQNADLRSAELAKRLSDVLGREVTANWVRQVLFRARNKFAELLLQDVVHSLNAPTRDDVEAELRETGLYEYCAPVLRQS